TCCATAGAGTTTTCTGCAGAGAATGAAGATGGCAGCAAaagggaggaggaggaggagaattTTGCAAAATCAAGTCAATCTCAGTCCTATTCTGAAGATGGTTCGATCACTTCGAGCTCGGGATCTTATCCTTCCAATCATAGATACCTGAATTGTAGAGACAGTGATGATGAATTAGACTATGGAGAAAGTGAAATAGAGGATGATGATGAGGAGGATGAAGATGATGGGGTGCTagattataatgatatttatgagGATGATGGAATTTTAGAATCCAGGTCTAAAGTATCTTTGCCTAAAGGGACACCACCACCATTTACTGAGGAGATTGAAAGTCCTGCAGTGGTAAGTGGTTTGCCAGAGAGGGAACTGAAGCCAAATCCGAATGTTCGAGACAGGAGTGCTTATGTGCATTCTGTGCTGAACCCAGTTGAAAATCTCACTCAATGGAAGGCTGTGAAAGCAAAAGGGACACCACCATTGAAGCAGCAGAAAGAGAATTTCACTCTGGGTCAAGAACCCAGAATTTCGTTTAGCTCTGAGCCCAGTTTCAGGGAATTGCAATTCTGTTTCAACATGAAATCTGATCAATCTAAGAAATCAAACCAGGAAATAGCAGTGGATGCAAGCTTGTCTAACTGGTTGGGTTCATCAGAGAACACGACAATCAACAAGCCTAGCACAATTGATTTAGGTACCATTACACCTGAGAAAAGCATGTCACTGGGATCAAATTCCCCAAGAAGCTTTGAAGATAGACCTATTTTAGGTGCACTAACCGTGGAAGAGCTTAAGCAGATTTCGCTTTCTTCTTCACCAAGGAGATCACCTAGCCATAGTCCTGATGAGATGGCTATCATTGGGACTGTTGGAACCTATTGGAATCACAGTGGCTCTGGCAACGATTCTGGTTCAGTTTCTTCTTTCAAAGGAATACCCAACACAACCAGCAAGTATAGAGAGGTACATGTCAAGTGAAATTTTGTGGGAATGCTTTTGCATTAGGTGATAAATAGTAACTTATCTGAGTTTTATGGGTCTGCAGGACAAGAGAGTGAATTGGCACTCTACTCCATTTGAGACCAGGCTGGAGAGAGCTTTGAATGGAGGAGCTGCTGCTGAAGCCTACCATACTCACACTTTTAATGTTCACTAAACTATCTTGGGAGGTGTTGTTTGTGTGTCTTTTCATCTCAATCTTGTTGTTTTTGCTTGTGAATTCATGGATATCTGTGATATACGCACTTGCTGTTGTTGTAATTCTTTCATTGCTTTTATTGAAGATTGATTGTCAATACGttgtaattcaattaattttttttcctattcACAGTTCTTTGTGGAAGTTAATCTGTGCCAATGCATGTCTTAATTCAATCCCCTTTATCAGTTCAAGGCTATATAAGGCTGTACTAAGCAGAACCCAGTTATTAAATTTGATTCTGCACTATAACATCACCAGCAAATACACTGGGTATGAGTCTAACGGGGCCTAACTTTATAATTTGTAAACATCAGTTAGTAAAATGCACATGCAGGGATGTTTCAACCATCCGGCATCTGGGTATGAGTCTTAATCTGAGGTGCCTTTTCTATCATCTCTGCAAGTTCAAAGGTGATGCAGTAGAGTAGAGAATCTAGTTGAGTATGAATCTGAGGATGCTAAAAACACTGCAATTAACTAGTAAAACGACACGTTTGGAAGCAAAAGTCTGGTAAAAAGATTACATGACCGAATTTCTAACTACATAGCTatgaagaaaaatttagaaattcagAAAACTGCGGAAATCTTAGCAGATTGAATTGGCCAAGAAGTTCAAGGCGGTGACATTATATATCCTCCTCCTGAATTACAAGAACAAGTTCCCTTCCAACTTGGTCACCCCACCGCACCTTGGGCTGCAGCTTCTTGTGCAAATCGCCTTTTCTTTTGGACATGAGGCAACTGGACACATTGACAACTTTTTCATCAGCAACAACCTGGTTTTCTTTGCTAGTGAGCAATGGCTTTTGGTCTACAGTGGCGACTCTTTGTTTTTTGCCGCTTCCATCCATCGTCAAGAACCGAATGACCAAAACTTCTTAGGGAAGATCTTTATATAAGCTTGTCCCGTGTGCGTCTCCAAGAGATCACCTAAACCTAGCCACTACTCATATGCCGTGCAAAGACGCACAGCCCTACCTTATTCCAACTCCTAATACTGAAAGGAAAAGGAGTCTGTCTTCtataaagataataaaaatattatctttcttaaaataaaatataataaaataaaagatctTTTGAAAATTTCCCATTTAGTATCACTTATTTCCATGTTTTtattcattaataaaaataattctcttctaataaatttaaaaataaaaaattgagtcATACTACAATTATTATTAGGACATGGGTccgaatttaaaattttgtaatatttTTCCATTTGGAATGGGTCCTGAATTAGCATAAGAAACTTTATTTTTATTAGTAACAATTAATTAgacttataattattataaaaagccatctaaaaaatatttaaaaattcattGTTAATAATTAGGTTTACGGTcatcagaattttttttttcaatattaaataaaataattatcaaatGGGCATAAACGACAGCATCCGTTTGAGCTAGTATTTCATAGAAAGTTTGGTGCCTGGTTGGCAGTCGTGTGAAAACACATCCATCAAATCCTGCAATGTGAGCATGTAGAAGCTTTACTGAAAACTTGTGATAAAAGAAGCTTGCATTTCTCAAGAAACTGGGGCCAAACTCTTCGGGAATGCCTCCTGAGAAACTGTTAAATGCAACATAAAATATGACCAGTCTTCCCAAGACCGTAATTTATGAAGGCAAGGTTCGTGCAGGTTGTTGACACTCTAGTCAAGCTCTTACAAGCTTTCCATGTTACCTATTTCAGAAGGAAGTGTTTTACTGAGTTGGTTTCAAGGAAGTCCTAATCTGATCAGACTTGACAGGTTTCCAATGGTTGAAGTTATTATAGTAGTTGGCCAATTGAAGATCCATCAGAGAAGACAAACTTCCTATTTCTGGAGGTATTGAACGAGATAATTGATTGTGAAAGAGATACAGATAATTGAGGTTATGTAGGGTTCCAATTTCTGGTGGAATTATTCCAGATAAATCATTCACTTGGAGTTGCAAAGAAATGAGCTTTGAACAGCTGGATCGGAGACATGGATGGACTTGGCAAGCTAGTTTGTTATCACAAATTCCCAGTTCTCTGGTTTGTATTAATGAGGCCAAGGAAACAGGCAATGGAATAAGGCTTAAAATAATTGATTATTTTGGGATGCTATAACTTGATAGAGTACATTGACACACAATTCTAGTCCCACTTGTATTCTATATTCCTTATATCATTTGTATTACAGTCAACtcagaaaacctagtccatatcAAACTAAAATATGCTGTATAAATATTGTCCAATAGTTTAATGAAATTCAATTGATTGCCAGGAGCTCACATAATTTATGCCTGCGAACTTAAGATTTAAATATCAAAACATCCTCAGGTTTCCTACATTTGCTCTGGTATAGTACCTTTCAGCttgtgttgggcactgaaggagtcgtagtatgtgtctaagataagagttgcggagacgagaatgttaaggtggatgagtagtcATACTATACTAGAAAAAAAAAtctgaaaaggtaggagtggtgcaaattgaggataaattgagagaagCTAGATTGAGGtgttttggtcatgtgaagcgtagatataaggaaactccagttagacaagtagagcacattaagttagatagatgatagaaagaaaagaagggtagACCtaaagagtagtacaacatgacctagaagcattattacacatttctaaggatttaacccaaaagatAATCCATATAACCGACTCCGAATTATTGGgagataaaagtttagttgaCTTGAGTTAAGTATAGTACCTTTCAGCTTGTTAATTTTTAGCCTCATGAGTCAAAGATTTGTAAAATTTCTTCTTTCTGTGGGAAAAGATCCTTCAAATGAATTTGCGTTCAAGTTCAGGAATTCCAGGTTTTGCAGACAAGTCAGTGGCTGTGTAATTGGGATCTCACCAGGTAAAAGATTATCAGAAAGACCAAGAAATATTAGCTACGGTCACTCAGTGATAAAAGTGGGAATCTTCTTTAAAAGGATATATGAGAGCCAAAGCTCTGCTAAAGAAGCATAACCTTAAATTTACCTGGATCAGGATCCACTAGTTAGTTTACACCAAGATTGAGAAGCCGCATTGTCTGTAGATTGCTGAGCTGATATGGAATTGGACCAGTGAGTTAATTGTTGTTCTTTGAGGTTTCCGATGTCTGGGGTTATTAgatttgtgcaattgttgttaCCCAGATCAAGTAGAGTGAGTTTTGTTGCATTCCCATTCCAGCTGGGATATCTCCAATGAGATTATTCAAATTGTGGTTAAGGGAAGTGAGATTATGAAAGGCTGAGAAGTCAAACCTGTCAAGAGTTCCATCAAGGCCTGAATTCTGGAGATTTATGTCAATGATGCTGCCTGCTTCACTGCATTGAATTCCTGTCCAGCTGCTTGGGCTACTGCTTCTGTTAAGTGCCCATGAAGTTAGAATTGGGAAGTTTAAACTGTTTTTCCAGTTCAGCAGTATATAGATGTTTAAACCTCGACTTGTATGCATGTGCAAACACATAAGCAATTGCAGACATGCAAATAGGTACCTAAGGGAAGGCCATGGTGTTTTCATGGCTGCATTTATTTTTGGCCACTAAACTTTGGCGTCTCAATGTTATTTGAATCCTTATCTCCAGAAATGCTTGATGGTCTGAGATTGAAATAGTAACTCTAGAAAAACAATTTATGTTTCAGGTGGAATGCTTTTTTAACCTTCAAGTATTTTTTTAGGGCCTGCTTGGGTGGAACTGAATAAACAGGAAAAGCCAAAGCCTGAGATTACCTCAAATTTGTTTCTAGTTTACAAGGTAGCTTGGTTGTGATTGGTGATGTCATCTGACTACATGGTATATGAACTTTAGCTCAACAATATTGAAGTTGTTTTCAGAACTGTGAAGTCTCAAATTTAAACTTAGTGGGAgccaatagaaaaaaaaaaaaaaaggaaaaaagtaaACTCTTAATATGAACCATaatgattttccaatcacatttgAGACCTGAGGACTTTATGTAGATGGCATGAAAATGTCAACAAGCCGGGATGTTCTATTTATTGCCTGCTTACACAAACGCGCAAACATGCTTATGTCAACGAGATCATAACCATACATGTGATCATGTTTTTTTCTAAGCTTTTGTTTGTTTTGAGGAAATTggatggaaaagaaaagaaaagaaaagaaaagaaacatcATTTTAATGGAAATTAGATTTCCCACCAATTTCTCTCCAAGCCTCCAAAAAATTTCTCTCCAATTTAAAGTGAAAAGAAGGGAAAAAGAGAGAAATGAGCAAGTGAAAAAGATGAATGTTGAAGTTACAAATATACCCTTAACACTAAAGCTACATAATGAGGTTATAATAGTAAAAATAGACTTTATAAATTCATTTCCCTTATGTGTTAACTAAAGTAaccaatgaaaattgattttttttcctttttcattatataattttctttcatttctattGCACAATTAAGAAACCAAGCTAAAAGTTGCTTAATTAATAAATCgttttcattttcattcattcagttTCTTTCTATTAAATATCAGAATAGGATTCTTCAAGCAGGCAAAGTCCTTAATTTGCCAAGTGAAATATTGGGAAGAACTTGGGTAATTGCTAAGATACTACTTCCATACTTCTAAGGCTTTGTTTGGCTGGGGATAATTTGATTAGGAAACTTCAAGTTTTCAAAAAGTATGaaaattttatctttttatttagcCTTTTATTTTAACTtcctataaaattaaaaaagtaatttccttcactttttacttttcaaaAAGTAAAAAGTTTAAACCAAACAAGACACTCATTAATacataaaatttcttaaatatacTTTATTAGTACAAAATAAGACAATAAAATTCATCATATCagcaaacttatatttaattataGTTAAAAATAAAGCTTAAATATGATTAATTATGAATTTTAACTATTAAGTAGACAGGGCTACTCAAGATTTTTTTGAAGTCTTTTtatctatccttttttttttcttaagacTCCCAACTAactatttacttttattttttaagaatattttagtttttatttttttatgtaaaataaaagaaaacatagAAAATTTATTCACTTGTCAATGATAGAAAtcagttttttaatttaaaaaataaaaaaaattcatatttttttacaattaaaaaaatattataaaatatatttaaaaacttattttatttttaaaatttttaatatatgttatttattttatataatatgatttttttatcattgtaaaggaaacatttttaaaataattatttaattttaattataaaaatttataatataattttagtgATAGAAAactgtttttaaaattttagttaaatttaaaaattagttttatAGTTCTCCACTTGGAAACCTGACATATGTATGTAAGACTTTATTTTTTAACTTTcttagaaaatattttaaaaaaattacttcaGTTTTTCAAAATGAACAGGcatctaaattttttattttttttccttttttaaaaaattaataattttttttatcacttaATGGACAGTTAAAATGTGACTAATTTTTAGAATTCACAtgtctcaattttaatttttgttttatttaaatattcTAATAATTCTGAATTATTATTAATCATTAATTTATCAGAAAAAAActaatacatatatttatatataaagaaTAAGCAACCTTTCCCACTACATGTTGGGCAATTTCATAGTTAATATATATGATCTACATGTTTAAAGTCAAGTGAATAAGGAACATCCACAGCCAATGAATGCTTTTACACATTTCTTTTTCACTTGCAAATTCCAAATCTTTTCTTCAGTAGCCTTGTAGCCTAAGCAGGATGCTTTAAAAGTAAAAATAGGTGTTAATGATTTCATAACTCGTATCTCATAGAAGTGATAAAGCTAAACATGAGTAGAACTCAAAAGCTTTCTCTTCTCTTTCACTTTCTGCTCTCTTTTCCCCCATTACAGGTTATCTCATCACCAAGAACACAAGCAGAAGCTCTAATCCATTGGAGAAACAGTTTATCTTCTTCACCTCCTTCTCTCAATTCATGGTACCTCACCAACCTCAATAATCTTTGCAACTGGACTGCCATTTCCTGCGACCCCACTGGAGCAGTCTCCAAAATAAACCTTTCCAACTTAAACATAACCGGAACTCTGAACCAATTCAACTTTTCTTcatttgcaaacatcatcagctTTGACGTGAAGAATAACAATATAGAGGGAACGATACCAGCAGCTATTTGTAGCCTCTCCAAGCTCACTTACTTGGACTTGAGTGTCAACTATTTTTCGGGCAACATTCCTGTTGAGCTGGGAAGATTAACAGAGCTTCTGTATCTTAGTCTTTATGACAACAATCTCAATGGTACCATTCCTTATCAACTCAGCAATCTTCAAAAGGTATGGTACTTGGACCTTGGAGCAAACTTTTTGGAAAACTCTGACTGGTCTAAATTTTCAAGTATGCCTTCATTGATGCATCTTAGCTTTTATAATAATGAACTTACTTTAGGATTTCCTGATTTCATATCCAATTGCCGGAACTTGACCTTTCTAGATTTGTCATACAATCGGTTGACCGGCATGATACCAGAATGGGCTTTCACCAATCTGGGAAGGACTAAATATTTCAATCTTACTGACAATTTATTCCAAGGACCATTGTCATCAAACATTTCCAAGCTTTCCAATCTCAAACATCTTCGTCTACAAAATAATGGTTTTAGTGGTCAGATTCCTGAAAGTATCGGTTCGTTGTCTGGTCTTGAAATTCTTGAGTTGTATAACAATTCGTTTGCAGGGAATATTCCATCTTCTTTAGGCCAACTTAGGGACTTGGAGCTACTTGATCTCCGAATGAATGCCTTGAATTCAACAATTCCTCCTGAGCTTGGCCTTTGTACTAACCTCAGTCACTTGGCCTTGGCCGTGAATCAACTAAGTGGGAACTTGCCTTTGTTCTTATCCAATCTGAGCAAAATGGTCCATGTAGGTTTATCTGATAATTTTTTCACAGGTGAGATCTCACCTCTTCTTTTTGCCAACTGGACTGAATTGCTCTCTTtgcaacttcaaaataatttgttGTCTGGACATATTCCCTCAGAAATCGGACAACTGTCAAAGCTCAATCTTCTTTTTCTGTGCAATAATACACTTTCTGGCTCAATTCCCCCTGAGATTGGAAATTTAAAAGACTTGCAAAGTCTAGACTTTTCAGAAAATCAGCTTTCAGGATCTATTCCTCCAACATTGTGGAAGCTCAAAAATCTTCGAGTCATGAGTCTTTTCTCCAACAATATCAGTGGAATAATTCCCCCTGATGTTGGAAATATGACATCCCTAGTAACTCTAGATCTCAGCACTAACCAGCTGGAAGGGGAGTTGCCACAAACCATTGCACACCTTCGTTCTCTAGAGTCAATCAATTTGCTCgccaataaattttctggtagcATCCCACGTGATTTTGGCAAGTATGGTATCTTGAAAAATGCTAGCTTTTCAAACAACAGCTTCGCTGGAGAATTGCCAGCTGAACTTTGTAGTGGTTTGGCTCTTGAACAACTTACAGTTAATGACAACAATTTTACTGGGTCATTGCCTACCTGCCTGAGGAATTGCTCAGGATTAACTAGAGTTCGGCTTGATGGGAACCAATTCACTGGAAACATCACAAATGCATTTGGAGTTCATCCAAAACTTGTTTTCATTTCTCTTAGTGGTAATCAGTTTATTGGTGGAATTTCACCTGCTTGGGGTGAATGTGAAAACCTCACCAATTTACAGATGAGCAGAAATAGAATTTCTGGTGAAATCCCAGCTGAGCTTGGGAAATTGACCCAGTTGCGTGTTCTAAGTCTAGACTCGAATGATTTGAGTGGGATGATTCCCACTCAACTGGGAAATCTGAGCAAGTTATTCAGTCTCAACTTGAGCAACAATCATTTAAGGGGAGTGGTCCCTTTGAGTTTGGGCAATTTGTCAAATCTTGAATCTCTTGATTTATCTTATAACAAGCTGTCTGGGGACATACCACAGGAGCTTGGGAATTGTAAGAAATTATCGACTCTGAATCTGAGCCACAACCTCCTATCAGGTGAAATACCTTTTGAGCTGGGCAACTTAAGCTCACTGCGGTACTTATTGGATCTCAGCAACAATTCACTCTCAGAAAAAATACCTGATAATCTGGGAAATCTTACATTTTTGGAAAATCTCAATATCTCACACAATAAACTTTCAGGAAGAATTCCCACAGCATTGTCTGGCATGATTAGTTTGCAATCTTTTGATTTCTCCTTCAATGAGTTAACGGGACCTATCCCAGCTGGTGGCAGGTTCCAAAATGCATCTGCAGAAGCTTTCGTTGGAAACTCAGGTTTGTGCGGAAATATAGAAGGATTATCTGCATGTAGTCCTGTGGCATCAAGTGGCAAAAAGGTTCTCATGGGCATCATTGTTACAGTATCATTGAGCTTGTTAGCAATATCAATATTCATTGTTGCAGTTCTAATATCTTGTCGCAAGAGGGAACCACATGACGAAGAGATCAAAGGTGTAAAAAAATATGAGTGTTCTGAGTCAATGATATGGGAAAGAGAAGGAAAATTCACACTTGGAGATTTTGTTAAGGCGACTGATGACTTCAATGAAAAGTACTGCATTGGAAAAGGAGGATTTGGAACCGTTTACAAGGCTGTATTGGCTACAGGTAAAGTTGTTGCAGTCAAGAAATTAAATATATCAGATTCAAGTGATATTCCAGCAATAAATCGCCTGAGTTTTGAGAATGAGATTCGAATGCTGACCGAAGTAAGGCATCGGAACATCATCAAGTTTCATGGGTATTGTTCTAGGAGGGGCTGCTTGTACTTGGTTTATGAGTATGTTGAGAAAGGAAGTTTAGGAAAGGTATTGTATGGGGGAAAGGAGCTTGGTTGGGCTACAAGGGTGAAGATTGTGCAGGGAGTGGCTCATGCAATTGCCTACTTGCACAATGATTGCTCTCCACCAATTGTTCATCGTGACATatctttgaataacattttgctcGAGTCAGATTTTGAGCCACGACTCTCAGATTTTGGCACGGCAAGACAGTTGAATAGAGATTCTCCCAACTGGACTACAGTTGCTGGTTCCTTTGGCTATATGGCCCCAGGTAAATAGTAATTGAATTTATGAATAGATGTGCTGCAATATGAATTAATAGCGGTTGTTCTTCAATATGAATTACATATAGGTATTTAAAAATAAGGCTTaaatgttctctctctctctttttttttttttggcctga
This sequence is a window from Hevea brasiliensis isolate MT/VB/25A 57/8 chromosome 10, ASM3005281v1, whole genome shotgun sequence. Protein-coding genes within it:
- the LOC110649573 gene encoding uncharacterized protein LOC110649573 — protein: MGCFLACFGSSKDRKRRKQRHKVQPREQRNAGYNPVQSAVSLVHSNPEKPTNPVSEIRDNPEKQLTLGARKKVTFDSSVTTYEHVSVEESIEFSAENEDGSKREEEEENFAKSSQSQSYSEDGSITSSSGSYPSNHRYLNCRDSDDELDYGESEIEDDDEEDEDDGVLDYNDIYEDDGILESRSKVSLPKGTPPPFTEEIESPAVVSGLPERELKPNPNVRDRSAYVHSVLNPVENLTQWKAVKAKGTPPLKQQKENFTLGQEPRISFSSEPSFRELQFCFNMKSDQSKKSNQEIAVDASLSNWLGSSENTTINKPSTIDLGTITPEKSMSLGSNSPRSFEDRPILGALTVEELKQISLSSSPRRSPSHSPDEMAIIGTVGTYWNHSGSGNDSGSVSSFKGIPNTTSKYREDKRVNWHSTPFETRLERALNGGAAAEAYHTHTFNVH
- the LOC110649572 gene encoding probable leucine-rich repeat receptor-like protein kinase At1g35710 encodes the protein MSRTQKLSLLFHFLLSFPPLQVISSPRTQAEALIHWRNSLSSSPPSLNSWYLTNLNNLCNWTAISCDPTGAVSKINLSNLNITGTLNQFNFSSFANIISFDVKNNNIEGTIPAAICSLSKLTYLDLSVNYFSGNIPVELGRLTELLYLSLYDNNLNGTIPYQLSNLQKVWYLDLGANFLENSDWSKFSSMPSLMHLSFYNNELTLGFPDFISNCRNLTFLDLSYNRLTGMIPEWAFTNLGRTKYFNLTDNLFQGPLSSNISKLSNLKHLRLQNNGFSGQIPESIGSLSGLEILELYNNSFAGNIPSSLGQLRDLELLDLRMNALNSTIPPELGLCTNLSHLALAVNQLSGNLPLFLSNLSKMVHVGLSDNFFTGEISPLLFANWTELLSLQLQNNLLSGHIPSEIGQLSKLNLLFLCNNTLSGSIPPEIGNLKDLQSLDFSENQLSGSIPPTLWKLKNLRVMSLFSNNISGIIPPDVGNMTSLVTLDLSTNQLEGELPQTIAHLRSLESINLLANKFSGSIPRDFGKYGILKNASFSNNSFAGELPAELCSGLALEQLTVNDNNFTGSLPTCLRNCSGLTRVRLDGNQFTGNITNAFGVHPKLVFISLSGNQFIGGISPAWGECENLTNLQMSRNRISGEIPAELGKLTQLRVLSLDSNDLSGMIPTQLGNLSKLFSLNLSNNHLRGVVPLSLGNLSNLESLDLSYNKLSGDIPQELGNCKKLSTLNLSHNLLSGEIPFELGNLSSLRYLLDLSNNSLSEKIPDNLGNLTFLENLNISHNKLSGRIPTALSGMISLQSFDFSFNELTGPIPAGGRFQNASAEAFVGNSGLCGNIEGLSACSPVASSGKKVLMGIIVTVSLSLLAISIFIVAVLISCRKREPHDEEIKGVKKYECSESMIWEREGKFTLGDFVKATDDFNEKYCIGKGGFGTVYKAVLATGKVVAVKKLNISDSSDIPAINRLSFENEIRMLTEVRHRNIIKFHGYCSRRGCLYLVYEYVEKGSLGKVLYGGKELGWATRVKIVQGVAHAIAYLHNDCSPPIVHRDISLNNILLESDFEPRLSDFGTARQLNRDSPNWTTVAGSFGYMAPELALTMRVTDKCDVYSFGVVALEVLMGRHPGELLSSLSSLKTSMSNNPDLSVKDVLDPRLPSPTSHLAEQVVFIVRVALACTSTTSEERPAMHSVAQELALRRKACLPEPLENITLSKLTGFPRYNRTG